The proteins below come from a single Halostagnicola larsenii XH-48 genomic window:
- the ftsY gene encoding signal recognition particle-docking protein FtsY: MFDNLKEKLGSFRKDAEAAAEENAEAVEDSDDVVEESDDAVDEPDDASQSLEADEGTEGVDAAADLEATDPPADIADASGDGAPADSATEADLQSEAAGGSAVSDDAASLHEESTPADRSSPSGTAGVTAGTAADEPVTAEPDATAPEESSDDEESDADDDNGSTGFGRKAKSLVRGKFVIEEDDLEAPLQELELALLSSDVEMGVAEEILDNIRDELIGETRTFTTSTGDVVEEALRDAIYDVISVGQFDFDERIAVEDKPLVIIFTGVNGVGKTTSIAKLDRYLEERGYSSVMANGDTYRAGANEQIREHAEARDTKLIAHDQGGDPAAVLYDAVEYAEAHDIDVVLGDTAGRLHTDEGLMDQLEKINRVVGPDMTLFVDEAVAGQDAVNRAREFNEAAEIDGAILTKADADSNGGAAISVAHVTGKPILFLGVGQEYDDLEPFDPEEMADRLLEDE; this comes from the coding sequence ATGTTCGATAACCTGAAGGAGAAACTCGGGAGCTTCCGGAAAGACGCCGAAGCGGCCGCCGAGGAGAACGCCGAAGCCGTCGAGGACTCGGATGACGTGGTTGAGGAATCAGACGATGCAGTCGATGAGCCCGACGACGCGTCGCAGTCGCTCGAGGCAGACGAGGGTACCGAGGGCGTCGACGCGGCTGCAGATCTGGAGGCGACCGATCCACCCGCCGATATTGCTGACGCGAGTGGAGACGGTGCTCCGGCGGACTCAGCGACCGAAGCGGATCTGCAATCAGAGGCTGCAGGTGGCTCCGCTGTATCCGACGACGCCGCGTCGCTCCACGAGGAGTCGACGCCAGCAGATCGCTCGTCTCCGTCCGGAACGGCCGGGGTGACGGCGGGAACGGCCGCCGACGAACCGGTGACGGCGGAGCCGGATGCGACAGCGCCCGAGGAATCTTCGGACGACGAGGAGTCGGATGCGGACGACGACAACGGATCGACCGGCTTCGGCCGCAAGGCCAAATCGCTCGTCCGCGGGAAGTTCGTCATCGAGGAGGACGACCTCGAGGCGCCGCTTCAGGAACTCGAACTGGCACTCCTCTCGAGCGACGTCGAGATGGGCGTCGCGGAGGAGATCCTCGATAACATCCGCGACGAACTGATCGGCGAGACGCGGACGTTTACGACCTCGACGGGTGACGTCGTCGAAGAAGCCTTACGCGATGCGATCTACGACGTCATCAGCGTCGGCCAGTTCGATTTCGACGAGCGCATCGCCGTCGAGGACAAACCGCTCGTCATCATCTTCACCGGCGTCAACGGCGTCGGCAAGACGACGTCGATCGCGAAACTCGACCGATATCTCGAGGAGCGCGGCTACTCGAGCGTGATGGCCAACGGGGATACGTACCGTGCGGGTGCCAACGAGCAGATCCGCGAACACGCCGAGGCGCGAGATACCAAACTGATCGCCCACGATCAGGGCGGCGACCCCGCCGCGGTGTTGTACGACGCGGTCGAGTACGCCGAAGCACACGATATCGACGTCGTCCTCGGCGACACGGCGGGTCGGCTCCACACCGACGAAGGGTTGATGGACCAACTCGAGAAGATCAATCGAGTCGTCGGCCCCGACATGACGCTGTTCGTCGACGAGGCCGTCGCCGGACAGGACGCGGTCAACCGCGCTCGAGAGTTCAACGAGGCCGCCGAAATCGACGGTGCAATCTTGACGAAGGCCGACGCCGACTCCAACGGCGGGGCGGCGATTTCGGTCGCTCACGTCACCGGGAAGCCGATTCTCTTCCTCGGCGTCGGTCAGGAGTACGACGACCTAGAGCCGTTCGATCCCGAGGAGATGGCGGATCGGCTGCTCGAGGACGAGTAA
- a CDS encoding NmrA/HSCARG family protein, whose amino-acid sequence MAIDTVLVVGATGTQGGAVARHLLEQDFEVLALTRDKDKHESHHLAERGAELVEGTLAEKNTIEPLVEEADGVFLMTNYWEHGYDDEVAQGRNAVELIDEVGVEHLVFSSVGGADRDTGISHFDSKWEIEGLIDDHGISATVVRPVFFAQNLEGFHDSIEEGTLAMGLEPSNPLQVLDIEDLGAFVAQVFSDPEEHEDESYELASDELPLRAMAVRFADALERPVRAQHLSIDDVEESQGEEYAVMFEWFNEAGYESPIDDLRAEFDVPFNRLETYLEREWAE is encoded by the coding sequence ATGGCTATCGACACAGTCCTCGTCGTGGGAGCGACGGGAACGCAAGGCGGTGCCGTCGCTCGGCATCTCCTCGAGCAGGATTTCGAGGTCCTCGCGCTGACTCGAGACAAGGACAAACACGAGTCACACCACCTCGCCGAGCGGGGGGCCGAACTCGTCGAGGGGACGCTCGCGGAGAAAAACACCATCGAGCCGCTGGTCGAGGAGGCTGACGGCGTCTTTTTGATGACCAACTATTGGGAGCACGGCTACGACGACGAGGTCGCCCAGGGGCGAAATGCGGTCGAGTTAATCGACGAGGTGGGCGTCGAGCACCTCGTCTTCTCCTCGGTCGGCGGGGCCGACCGCGACACCGGAATCTCACATTTCGATTCGAAGTGGGAGATCGAGGGGTTGATCGACGACCACGGTATTTCAGCAACGGTCGTCCGCCCCGTCTTCTTTGCGCAGAACCTCGAGGGCTTTCACGACTCGATCGAGGAGGGAACGCTCGCGATGGGCCTCGAGCCCTCGAACCCGCTGCAAGTCCTCGATATCGAGGATCTGGGCGCGTTCGTCGCGCAGGTGTTTTCCGATCCAGAAGAACACGAGGATGAGTCCTACGAACTCGCGAGCGACGAACTCCCGCTTCGCGCGATGGCGGTTCGATTCGCCGACGCCCTCGAGCGGCCCGTTCGCGCCCAGCACCTCTCGATCGACGACGTCGAGGAGAGTCAGGGCGAGGAGTACGCCGTGATGTTCGAGTGGTTCAACGAGGCGGGCTATGAGTCGCCGATCGACGACCTCCGGGCAGAGTTCGACGTCCCGTTCAATCGCCTCGAGACCTACCTCGAACGCGAGTGGGCCGAGTGA
- a CDS encoding DUF7553 family protein, with product MTRTALEDAAQSLSEAAEAADSDEASDRLETQSTKLEELATAGRGPDHGRLARHEHILNEIADEQGGAVADRVEDALESIHEFRETLEGV from the coding sequence ATGACACGAACTGCGCTCGAAGACGCGGCCCAGTCACTGTCGGAAGCGGCGGAAGCAGCAGACAGTGACGAGGCTAGTGACCGACTCGAAACGCAATCGACCAAACTCGAAGAGCTCGCGACGGCCGGTCGCGGCCCCGATCACGGCCGACTCGCTCGCCACGAACACATTCTCAACGAAATCGCCGATGAGCAAGGCGGTGCGGTGGCGGATCGCGTCGAGGACGCCCTCGAGTCGATCCACGAGTTCCGGGAAACGCTCGAAGGCGTCTGA
- a CDS encoding class I SAM-dependent methyltransferase has product MDERRSVKEAYDEMAEYYTDVVTSESSSELSKPVKRFQNELGPEDELLDAGCGPGRSTLRMSGESSVGLDISREQLSLAKERVTARLVQGDMTALPFASDSFDAVCAMYSLIHVPVDDHRTALAEFARVLQPGGTLLVTEGGVEWTGSNPDWLDSGTEMRWSMAGPEATRNDLQACGFEIREVWDVPDPTTDDGVKPFFLATLA; this is encoded by the coding sequence ATGGATGAACGTCGGAGCGTGAAGGAAGCCTATGACGAGATGGCAGAATACTACACAGACGTAGTGACTTCTGAGTCATCGTCGGAACTATCCAAACCAGTGAAGCGCTTTCAGAATGAACTCGGACCCGAAGACGAACTATTGGACGCCGGTTGTGGACCGGGCAGATCGACATTACGGATGTCCGGGGAGAGCAGTGTCGGCCTCGATATTTCCCGTGAGCAGTTATCACTGGCCAAGGAGAGGGTTACGGCAAGACTCGTGCAAGGCGATATGACTGCACTTCCTTTCGCCAGCGATTCATTCGATGCCGTCTGCGCAATGTACTCGCTGATCCACGTTCCGGTGGACGACCACCGAACCGCCCTCGCAGAGTTCGCACGCGTACTCCAGCCCGGCGGGACGTTGCTGGTCACCGAAGGCGGTGTTGAGTGGACTGGATCAAACCCCGATTGGCTCGACAGTGGGACCGAGATGCGCTGGTCAATGGCAGGTCCCGAAGCTACACGGAATGACCTGCAGGCCTGTGGTTTCGAGATACGAGAAGTATGGGACGTACCGGATCCAACCACCGACGACGGAGTGAAGCCATTCTTCCTTGCTACTCTCGCATAG
- the rpl18a gene encoding 50S ribosomal protein L18Ae, giving the protein MSEFSVSGQFKNRDGYASFETTVDAENENVAREHVLSQIGSRHGVKRTGIELEEVTQR; this is encoded by the coding sequence ATGAGTGAATTCAGCGTCAGCGGTCAATTCAAGAACCGAGATGGCTACGCGTCGTTCGAGACGACGGTCGACGCCGAAAACGAGAACGTCGCTCGCGAGCACGTACTCTCCCAGATCGGGAGCCGACACGGCGTCAAACGGACGGGTATCGAACTTGAGGAGGTTACCCAGCGATGA
- a CDS encoding GNAT family N-acetyltransferase: MKSEIRVATPADAAEIRDIYAPFCEDSAVTFEESVPTEAEMAERVEATLETYPWLVCERDGEVVGYAYASALRPRRAYEWVVELSVYVAEDARQGGIGRGLYASLFAILERQGVCDAYSVTTLPNPETVRFHERLGFERFADFPRVGYTQGEWHDVRWWRREIATKPENPSRPDPFPVVRDSPDWNELVATGEPHLESS; encoded by the coding sequence ATGAAGTCCGAAATCCGAGTCGCGACGCCGGCGGACGCCGCCGAGATTCGAGACATTTACGCCCCGTTTTGCGAGGACTCGGCGGTGACGTTCGAGGAATCGGTCCCCACCGAAGCCGAGATGGCAGAGCGCGTCGAGGCGACTCTCGAGACCTACCCGTGGCTCGTCTGCGAACGCGACGGCGAAGTCGTCGGCTACGCCTACGCGAGCGCGTTGCGCCCGCGCCGGGCCTACGAGTGGGTCGTCGAACTCTCCGTCTACGTCGCCGAAGACGCCCGACAAGGTGGGATCGGCCGTGGGCTGTACGCGTCGCTGTTCGCGATTCTCGAGCGACAGGGCGTCTGTGACGCCTACTCCGTGACGACGCTGCCGAACCCGGAGACGGTCCGGTTTCACGAACGACTCGGATTCGAGCGATTCGCCGACTTTCCGCGGGTCGGCTACACGCAGGGCGAGTGGCACGACGTGCGCTGGTGGCGACGGGAAATCGCGACGAAGCCCGAGAACCCGTCGCGTCCCGATCCGTTCCCCGTCGTTCGCGACTCGCCCGACTGGAACGAACTGGTCGCGACGGGCGAACCCCACCTCGAGTCGTCGTAG
- a CDS encoding nitrite/sulfite reductase, giving the protein MNTTEQYKQNKHPLDVIDDVYEYAEDELTFEEIEERAGGGEWERLKWAGMYAQKQEGYFMIRTKVPGGKLTPEQAEVIGEVTDDLAVAPEEYGGEEQNELWGDAYLDITTRQDIQKHWIRIEDVPEMWDRYDEVGLTTVQGCGDGARNVLGCPAAGLDDHECFNAQPVIDAVSDYFTGNREYANLPRKFKMTITGCAHDCAQSQINDIGLVPAKKEIDGEYLYGFHARVGGGLSDGPRMGSELDAFIRPEDAVEFCRAVAQTFKEIGDRNNRGVCRMRYLVQQLGPEKFEEAIRDRCTIDLPDAGENLTVGYKGDHVGVHDQKQDGLQYVGFNVIAGRMGGDEFAEAARAAKKYGTDEASVRLATDQNFLITHIPEENVDDLLAEPFAEDYQPDPGPFSRGAVGCTGNEFCNYAIIETKKRTKRWARELDDRINTPDDLDVVRMHMSGCSASCAQPQIADIGFRGETVKLEDENSPNEEGDNLVEGMDFGLGGSLGEDNEFLDWIEHAVPADAVIPALERLFDAYADEKYDDEQFYAWCRRVDNERLRSIMQQADAPVAGGVAHGD; this is encoded by the coding sequence GTGAACACAACCGAACAGTACAAACAGAACAAACACCCCCTCGACGTCATCGACGACGTCTACGAGTACGCCGAGGACGAGCTCACCTTCGAGGAGATCGAAGAGCGAGCGGGCGGCGGCGAGTGGGAGCGCCTGAAGTGGGCCGGCATGTACGCCCAGAAACAGGAGGGCTACTTCATGATCCGGACGAAGGTCCCCGGCGGGAAACTCACGCCGGAGCAGGCCGAGGTCATCGGCGAGGTCACCGACGACCTCGCGGTCGCCCCCGAAGAGTACGGCGGCGAAGAGCAGAACGAACTCTGGGGCGACGCCTACCTCGACATCACGACCCGACAGGACATCCAGAAACACTGGATCCGCATCGAGGACGTCCCGGAGATGTGGGACCGGTACGACGAGGTCGGCCTGACGACGGTTCAGGGCTGTGGCGACGGCGCTCGAAACGTACTCGGCTGCCCCGCGGCCGGACTCGACGATCACGAATGCTTTAACGCGCAGCCGGTCATCGACGCGGTCTCGGACTACTTCACCGGGAACCGCGAGTACGCCAACCTGCCGCGGAAGTTCAAGATGACGATCACCGGCTGTGCACACGACTGCGCGCAGTCCCAGATCAACGACATCGGACTCGTCCCCGCGAAAAAGGAGATAGACGGCGAGTACCTCTACGGCTTCCACGCCCGCGTCGGCGGCGGCCTCTCCGACGGCCCGCGAATGGGTTCGGAACTCGACGCCTTCATCCGACCCGAAGACGCCGTCGAGTTCTGTCGCGCCGTCGCCCAGACGTTCAAGGAGATCGGCGACCGCAACAACCGCGGCGTCTGCCGCATGCGGTATCTGGTCCAGCAACTCGGCCCAGAGAAGTTCGAGGAAGCCATCCGCGACCGCTGTACGATCGACCTGCCCGACGCCGGCGAGAACCTGACCGTCGGCTACAAGGGCGACCACGTCGGCGTCCACGACCAGAAACAGGACGGTCTGCAGTACGTCGGCTTCAACGTGATCGCCGGCCGCATGGGCGGCGACGAGTTCGCCGAAGCCGCCCGCGCCGCGAAAAAGTACGGTACCGACGAGGCCTCCGTCCGCCTCGCGACCGACCAGAACTTCCTCATCACGCACATCCCCGAGGAGAACGTCGATGACCTGCTCGCAGAACCGTTCGCCGAGGACTACCAGCCGGATCCCGGCCCGTTCTCCCGGGGCGCGGTCGGCTGTACGGGCAACGAGTTCTGTAACTACGCGATCATCGAGACCAAAAAGCGCACCAAACGCTGGGCTCGAGAACTCGACGACCGTATCAACACGCCCGACGACCTCGATGTCGTCCGGATGCACATGTCCGGCTGCTCGGCTTCGTGTGCACAGCCACAGATCGCGGACATCGGCTTCCGCGGCGAGACCGTCAAACTCGAGGACGAAAACAGCCCGAACGAGGAAGGGGACAACCTCGTCGAAGGCATGGACTTCGGCCTCGGCGGTTCGCTCGGTGAGGACAACGAGTTCCTCGATTGGATCGAACACGCGGTGCCGGCCGACGCGGTGATTCCGGCGCTCGAGCGACTGTTCGACGCCTACGCCGACGAAAAGTACGACGACGAGCAGTTCTACGCCTGGTGTCGCCGCGTCGACAACGAGCGGCTTCGCTCGATCATGCAACAGGCCGATGCACCCGTTGCAGGAGGTGTTGCCCATGGGGATTGA
- the thiE gene encoding thiamine phosphate synthase, translated as MNPSTWRTYLVTQSSLSGDRSTPEIVRAAIDGGIDAVQLRDKGLEARDRYEIGLECKELTDAAGVDLIVNDRVDLARAIDADGVHLGQSDLPVAVARDLLGPDAIIGCSTSTVAEATRAEADGADYLGVGAVYGTSSKDVEESKDGIGPERIREIVDSVSIPVVGIGGITVENAGPVVQSGATGVAVISAITAADDPFEATESLVEAVESVLEDARGTNGRRVTTGETGKAVDDGGVLE; from the coding sequence ATGAATCCATCGACGTGGCGAACCTACCTCGTCACCCAGTCGTCACTATCCGGCGACCGGTCGACCCCCGAGATCGTTCGGGCGGCGATCGACGGCGGGATCGACGCCGTCCAGCTCCGAGACAAGGGCCTCGAGGCACGGGACCGATACGAGATCGGCCTCGAGTGCAAGGAACTCACCGACGCTGCGGGCGTCGATCTGATCGTCAACGATCGGGTCGATCTCGCGCGGGCGATCGACGCCGACGGCGTCCACCTCGGCCAGTCGGATCTCCCGGTCGCGGTCGCTCGAGACTTGCTCGGGCCCGACGCGATCATCGGCTGTTCGACTTCGACGGTGGCCGAGGCGACGCGAGCCGAAGCCGACGGCGCGGATTACCTCGGCGTCGGGGCGGTGTACGGCACGTCTTCGAAAGACGTCGAGGAGTCGAAAGACGGGATCGGTCCCGAGCGGATTCGAGAGATCGTCGACTCCGTGTCGATTCCTGTCGTCGGTATCGGCGGGATAACCGTCGAGAACGCGGGACCGGTCGTCCAGTCGGGCGCGACGGGCGTCGCTGTCATCAGCGCGATTACGGCCGCCGACGATCCCTTCGAGGCGACGGAATCACTGGTCGAGGCCGTCGAATCCGTCCTCGAGGACGCTCGCGGTACGAACGGTCGACGCGTGACGACCGGGGAAACCGGGAAGGCCGTCGACGACGGAGGTGTACTCGAATGA
- a CDS encoding AEC family transporter, with amino-acid sequence MEVVARLLGLLALLLVGTGLRASGVLDTNRTARLNAVAYYVALPALIFISTYDRAIGDLLSPTLLFGLLFVLFSTVGLAWLVHRNRVSRPRQSVAVVQSYHSNLGYLGLPLVDATFNGDVTAVASVVLGVISLTQVPLTVLVLAVVNESETRIRREFVGLLKNPVLLALIAGLAVGSSSTTVPALAVNGLDIVGAFALPLALLCVGASLQVDLSAIDFGASGAVVALKIVCMPLLAWVVFSMLAVDDATFTATVVMFGTPTAVSTFVFANELGGDEQFASLNVFVTTLVSIASLFVLITLVG; translated from the coding sequence ATGGAGGTCGTCGCTCGGCTGCTGGGGCTGCTCGCGTTGTTGCTGGTCGGAACCGGATTGCGAGCGAGCGGCGTGCTCGATACGAACAGGACTGCACGGCTGAACGCCGTCGCCTACTACGTCGCGTTACCGGCGCTCATCTTCATCTCGACGTACGATCGGGCGATCGGCGACCTGCTCTCGCCGACGCTACTTTTCGGCTTGCTGTTCGTCCTGTTCTCGACGGTGGGACTCGCCTGGCTCGTCCACCGGAATCGGGTCTCGAGGCCGCGCCAGAGCGTCGCGGTCGTCCAGTCTTACCATTCGAATCTGGGATATCTCGGACTGCCGCTCGTGGACGCGACGTTCAACGGCGACGTAACCGCCGTCGCCAGCGTCGTATTGGGCGTCATCTCGCTGACGCAGGTGCCGCTTACGGTCCTTGTCCTCGCGGTAGTCAACGAGTCGGAAACACGGATCCGCCGGGAATTCGTCGGGCTTCTCAAGAACCCCGTTCTTCTGGCGTTGATCGCGGGACTCGCCGTGGGATCATCGTCGACTACTGTCCCCGCACTCGCTGTGAACGGTCTCGACATCGTCGGCGCGTTCGCCCTGCCCCTCGCGTTGCTGTGTGTCGGCGCATCGCTCCAGGTCGACCTGTCCGCGATCGATTTCGGTGCATCCGGCGCGGTCGTCGCCCTCAAGATCGTCTGCATGCCGCTGCTCGCGTGGGTAGTCTTCTCGATGCTGGCCGTCGACGACGCGACGTTCACCGCGACGGTCGTCATGTTCGGGACGCCGACGGCTGTCTCGACGTTCGTCTTCGCGAACGAACTCGGCGGCGACGAGCAGTTCGCCTCGTTGAACGTGTTCGTGACGACGCTCGTCTCCATCGCGAGCCTGTTCGTTCTCATCACGCTGGTCGGCTAG
- a CDS encoding Coenzyme F420 hydrogenase/dehydrogenase, beta subunit C-terminal domain → MGIDGEDERTFPTVPESSGDDDDDVIVPETSGHAPRSRADTDNAREGAIQPASTDSNGDATAGDSCSPSTCTCGEKTQEKTVATDGAGVANVDEMGELGDLEFTEPAEGISQDVDNGAPDERVGVPDGVDLETPEYSIRSEMNNIDTPDDKTWFMELDEAVIDDGRCIQCGTCVAACPSDSIGIGDDGKPELVKMCTGCSLCWDFCPRGGLRYERQWKITGGDDNVKGAGDPITEFSARVDEDWTKDAQDGGVVTTVLSHLLEAGEIDGALVATESEEEPWKAESYLATSHEDLIENAGTIYNQTMALGNLNLDQWEHKLPDKPFDDISLALVGTPCEIEGIRALQDFEWDYQAQNEGVRAIDYTIALMCTKNFNYYSLMGEQLEDQRGISLDEVGKMDVLHGKLMVYDNDGEMILDEDIENFHDAALKGCDECADFTGFCADLTVGSVGSSDEYSSVIVRTEQGMKAWDITEPDLDYHDLEDKSAVGKLQGWDKKKAFESLERPFDPDAPRFIDYTDHAENYGTTLNPHDEGH, encoded by the coding sequence ATGGGGATTGATGGCGAGGACGAGCGAACGTTCCCGACCGTTCCCGAATCTAGCGGCGACGACGATGACGACGTTATCGTCCCCGAGACCAGCGGCCACGCGCCGCGGTCGCGAGCCGATACCGACAACGCCCGAGAGGGAGCGATTCAGCCCGCCAGTACCGATTCGAACGGTGACGCCACCGCCGGCGACAGCTGTTCACCCAGTACCTGTACCTGCGGCGAGAAGACACAGGAAAAGACCGTCGCGACGGATGGAGCAGGTGTCGCGAACGTCGACGAGATGGGCGAACTCGGCGACCTTGAGTTCACCGAACCCGCGGAGGGTATCAGCCAGGATGTCGATAACGGCGCACCCGACGAACGGGTCGGGGTTCCTGACGGCGTCGACCTCGAGACCCCCGAGTACTCGATCCGGTCGGAGATGAACAACATCGACACGCCGGACGACAAGACCTGGTTCATGGAACTGGACGAGGCCGTCATCGACGACGGCCGCTGTATCCAGTGTGGGACCTGTGTCGCCGCCTGTCCGTCCGACTCCATCGGAATCGGCGACGACGGCAAGCCGGAACTCGTCAAGATGTGTACCGGCTGTTCGCTCTGTTGGGACTTCTGCCCGCGCGGCGGACTGCGCTACGAGCGCCAGTGGAAGATCACCGGCGGCGACGACAACGTCAAAGGCGCCGGCGACCCGATCACGGAGTTCTCCGCGCGGGTCGACGAGGACTGGACGAAAGACGCCCAGGACGGCGGCGTCGTCACGACGGTCCTCTCGCACCTCCTCGAGGCGGGCGAGATCGACGGCGCGCTCGTCGCGACCGAAAGCGAGGAGGAACCGTGGAAGGCCGAGAGCTATCTCGCGACCAGTCACGAGGACCTGATCGAGAACGCCGGAACCATCTACAACCAGACGATGGCGCTCGGCAACCTGAATCTCGACCAGTGGGAGCACAAGCTCCCCGACAAACCGTTCGACGACATCAGTCTCGCGCTCGTCGGAACGCCGTGTGAAATCGAGGGCATTCGCGCCCTGCAGGACTTCGAGTGGGACTACCAGGCCCAGAACGAGGGCGTTCGCGCGATCGACTACACGATCGCGTTGATGTGTACGAAGAACTTCAACTACTACAGCCTCATGGGCGAGCAGCTAGAGGACCAGCGAGGCATCTCGCTCGACGAGGTCGGCAAAATGGACGTCCTCCACGGGAAGCTCATGGTCTACGACAACGACGGAGAGATGATTCTCGACGAGGACATCGAGAACTTCCACGACGCCGCGCTCAAAGGCTGTGACGAGTGTGCGGACTTCACCGGCTTCTGTGCCGACCTCACCGTCGGCTCGGTCGGTTCCTCCGACGAGTACTCGAGCGTCATCGTCCGAACCGAGCAGGGCATGAAAGCCTGGGATATCACCGAACCCGACCTGGACTACCACGACCTAGAGGACAAGTCCGCGGTCGGCAAACTCCAGGGCTGGGACAAGAAGAAGGCCTTCGAAAGCCTCGAACGACCGTTCGATCCCGATGCACCTCGATTCATCGACTACACGGACCACGCCGAGAACTACGGCACGACGCTGAATCCCCACGACGAGGGCCACTGA
- the thiM gene encoding hydroxyethylthiazole kinase, whose protein sequence is MIDFDAVSTREFETALEQLRGEEPLVQALTNQVTMNDVANLILHWGGLPVMADSFGDAGEMAEIAGAILINTGQIADDNVEAMHEAGRMANDRGIPVVLDPVGVGSTPSRKAVAESLLSEVDFAVIKGNYGEISALSGVEADVKGVESIGDYDEIDETARSLADSTGSIVVASGVEDIVADADGAVSVSAGHEMMGEVVGTGCMLGATLAAFCGALEDARTGAVYGTLAFGLAGERATDLPYNGPASYRTNFLDSVAGFSLEVAGEVDLEGRVTRLE, encoded by the coding sequence ATGATCGACTTCGACGCTGTATCTACCCGAGAATTCGAGACGGCGCTCGAGCAGCTTCGTGGGGAAGAACCGCTCGTTCAGGCGCTGACGAATCAGGTGACGATGAACGACGTGGCGAACCTCATCCTCCACTGGGGCGGGCTCCCGGTGATGGCGGATTCGTTCGGCGACGCCGGCGAGATGGCCGAAATCGCGGGGGCGATTCTCATCAATACCGGACAGATCGCAGACGACAACGTCGAGGCGATGCACGAGGCCGGGCGGATGGCCAACGATCGGGGGATCCCGGTCGTCCTCGATCCAGTTGGCGTCGGCTCGACTCCGTCCCGAAAGGCCGTCGCCGAGAGCCTGTTATCGGAGGTCGATTTCGCCGTCATAAAGGGTAATTACGGCGAGATCAGCGCGCTTTCGGGCGTCGAGGCTGACGTCAAGGGCGTCGAATCGATCGGCGACTACGACGAGATCGACGAGACGGCTCGTTCGCTCGCTGACTCGACCGGTTCGATCGTCGTCGCCTCCGGCGTCGAAGATATCGTCGCGGACGCCGATGGCGCGGTCTCCGTCTCGGCCGGCCACGAGATGATGGGCGAAGTCGTCGGCACCGGCTGTATGCTCGGTGCGACCCTCGCCGCGTTCTGTGGCGCACTCGAGGACGCCCGCACTGGAGCTGTTTACGGGACGCTCGCGTTCGGGCTCGCCGGTGAACGCGCGACCGACTTGCCATACAACGGCCCCGCGAGTTATCGGACGAACTTCCTCGACTCCGTCGCTGGGTTCTCCCTCGAGGTCGCCGGTGAGGTGGACCTCGAGGGGCGAGTGACCCGCCTCGAGTGA
- the pfdA gene encoding prefoldin subunit alpha: MSSQQELQQLSQQLQELEEQIEALEANVESIQQEKTEVDEAIEAVETLETDSVVQVPLGGGAYVRATVEDIDEVIVELGADYAAEFEQDGATETLENKKENLDDEIDEVNAQISELEAESTQLEQQAQQLQQQAMQQQMQQMQGQGPDE, translated from the coding sequence ATGAGTAGTCAACAGGAACTCCAGCAGCTCTCCCAGCAGCTTCAGGAACTCGAGGAACAGATCGAAGCGCTCGAGGCGAACGTCGAGTCGATCCAGCAAGAGAAGACGGAGGTCGACGAGGCCATCGAAGCCGTCGAAACGCTCGAGACGGACTCGGTCGTGCAGGTTCCGCTCGGCGGCGGCGCGTACGTCCGTGCAACCGTCGAAGACATCGACGAAGTGATCGTCGAACTCGGCGCGGATTACGCGGCGGAGTTCGAGCAGGACGGTGCGACCGAGACACTCGAGAACAAAAAGGAGAACCTCGACGACGAGATCGACGAGGTCAACGCCCAGATCTCCGAGCTCGAAGCCGAGAGTACGCAGCTCGAACAGCAGGCTCAGCAGCTCCAACAGCAGGCGATGCAACAGCAGATGCAGCAGATGCAGGGACAGGGTCCTGACGAGTAA